Proteins from a genomic interval of Kitasatospora kifunensis:
- a CDS encoding hemolysin family protein codes for MTGDSTSFLVASFLLVMLGWLAACAEAGISRVSRFRAEEALRAGRRGADRLLTLASDPIRYLNLATLIRVASEMAAAVMVTVVCVRNLSQAWQAILLAFGVMVLVSFVAVGVSPRTIGRQHPLTTATAASFVLLPLAAILGPIPRLLILLGNALTPGKGYREGPFASEAELRALVDLAEKDDLIEDDERRMVHSVFELGDTIVREVMVPRTDLVMIERHKTVRQTLTLALRSGFSRIPVVGDNEDDVVGIVYLKDLVRRTHVNPEAESDQVDTVMRPAVFIPDSKPVDDLLREMQQMRSHVAIVIDEYGGTAGLVTIEDILEEIVGEITDEYDREIAPVQDLGDGSYRITARLLVEDLGELFGIELEDEDVETVGGLLAKHLGRVPIPGSACEIPVPEDGPAGSSAISAIRLIAESSAGRRNRIGTVVAAPVGPHQPDVRLERPELD; via the coding sequence ATGACTGGCGATAGTACGAGCTTCCTGGTCGCGTCCTTCCTGCTGGTGATGCTGGGTTGGCTGGCCGCCTGCGCGGAGGCCGGCATCTCCCGGGTCTCCCGGTTCCGTGCCGAGGAGGCCCTGCGGGCCGGGCGGCGCGGCGCCGACCGACTGCTGACCCTGGCCTCCGACCCGATCCGCTACCTGAACCTGGCCACCCTGATCCGGGTGGCCAGCGAGATGGCGGCGGCGGTCATGGTCACCGTGGTCTGCGTGCGCAACCTCAGCCAGGCCTGGCAGGCGATCCTGCTGGCGTTCGGCGTGATGGTGCTGGTCTCGTTCGTGGCGGTCGGCGTCTCGCCGCGCACCATCGGCCGTCAGCACCCGCTGACCACCGCCACCGCGGCCTCCTTCGTGCTGTTGCCGCTGGCCGCGATCCTCGGCCCGATCCCGCGGCTGCTGATCCTGTTGGGCAACGCGCTTACACCCGGCAAGGGCTACCGCGAGGGGCCCTTCGCCTCCGAGGCGGAGCTGCGGGCGCTGGTCGACCTGGCCGAGAAGGACGACCTGATCGAGGACGACGAGCGCCGGATGGTGCACTCGGTCTTCGAGCTGGGCGACACCATCGTGCGCGAGGTGATGGTGCCGCGCACCGACCTGGTGATGATCGAGCGGCACAAGACGGTCCGTCAGACGCTCACCCTGGCGCTGCGCTCCGGCTTCTCCCGGATCCCGGTGGTCGGCGACAACGAGGACGACGTGGTCGGCATCGTCTACCTCAAGGACCTGGTCCGGCGCACCCACGTCAACCCGGAGGCGGAGTCCGACCAGGTGGACACCGTGATGCGCCCGGCCGTCTTCATCCCGGACAGCAAGCCGGTGGACGACCTGCTGCGCGAGATGCAGCAGATGCGTTCGCACGTGGCGATCGTGATCGACGAGTACGGCGGCACGGCCGGCCTGGTCACCATCGAGGACATCCTGGAGGAGATCGTCGGGGAGATCACCGACGAGTACGACCGGGAGATCGCCCCGGTCCAGGACCTCGGTGACGGCTCCTACCGGATCACCGCCCGCCTGCTGGTCGAGGACCTCGGCGAGTTGTTCGGCATCGAGCTGGAGGACGAGGACGTCGAGACGGTGGGCGGGCTGCTCGCCAAGCACCTGGGCCGGGTGCCGATCCCGGGCTCGGCCTGCGAGATCCCGGTGCCCGAGGACGGCCCGGCGGGGTCCTCGGCGATCTCCGCGATCCGGCTGATCGCGGAGAGTTCGGCCGGGCGGCGCAACCGGATCGGCACGGTGGTGGCCGCGCCGGTCGGACCGCACCAGCCGGACGTGCGGCTGGAGCGCCCCGAGCTCGACTGA
- the ybeY gene encoding rRNA maturation RNase YbeY — protein MSIDIANESGWEADEESILDVARFALDKMRIHPLSELSVILVDGEAMEQLHIQWMDLPGPTDVMSFPMDELRPGKEGEELPQGLLGDIVLCPEVAKAQGLAAPSKHSMDEELQLLTVHGVLHVLGYDHEEPEEEQVMFALQKRILDDWRAGRGLSGISPAPTTH, from the coding sequence ATGTCCATCGACATCGCCAACGAGTCCGGCTGGGAGGCCGACGAGGAGTCCATCCTCGACGTCGCCCGCTTCGCCCTCGACAAGATGCGGATCCATCCGCTGTCCGAACTGTCCGTGATCCTCGTGGACGGCGAGGCGATGGAGCAGCTGCACATCCAGTGGATGGACCTGCCGGGTCCCACCGATGTGATGTCCTTCCCGATGGACGAACTGCGCCCCGGCAAGGAGGGCGAGGAGCTGCCGCAGGGCCTGCTCGGCGACATCGTGCTCTGCCCCGAGGTGGCCAAGGCGCAGGGCCTGGCCGCGCCCTCCAAGCACTCGATGGACGAGGAGCTGCAGTTGCTCACCGTCCACGGGGTGCTGCACGTGCTCGGCTACGACCACGAGGAGCCCGAGGAGGAGCAGGTCATGTTCGCCCTCCAGAAGCGGATCCTCGACGACTGGCGGGCCGGTCGCGGGCTGTCGGGGATCTCCCCGGCTCCCACCACCCACTGA
- a CDS encoding PhoH family protein, producing the protein MVTLLGATDSLLRVIERSFPETDIHVRGNEVTATGNRADIALVKQLFSEMMLVLRTGQPLTEDAVERSIAMLKSAAADPDGAAESPSAVFTASILSNRGRTIRPKTVNQKNYVDAIDRHTITFGIGPAGTGKTYLAMAKAVQALQAKEVNRIILTRPAVEAGERLGFLPGTLYEKIDPYLRPLYDALHDMMDPDSIPRLMAAGTIEVAPLAYMRGRTLNDAFIILDEAQNTSPEQMKMFLTRLGFNSRVVVTGDTSQIDLPGGTRSGLKVVQEILAGVPDIHFSILTSTDVVRHKLVGRIVDAYERWDVENGEDAGSAPRKTAPRGPRSRTPRQPHRTES; encoded by the coding sequence ATGGTCACCCTGCTCGGTGCCACCGACTCCCTCCTGCGGGTGATCGAGCGCTCCTTCCCGGAGACCGACATCCACGTGCGGGGCAACGAGGTGACCGCCACCGGCAACCGTGCCGACATCGCCCTGGTCAAACAGCTGTTCAGCGAGATGATGCTGGTGCTGCGCACCGGCCAGCCGCTGACCGAGGACGCCGTGGAGCGGTCCATCGCGATGCTGAAGAGTGCCGCCGCCGATCCGGACGGCGCCGCCGAGAGCCCCTCGGCGGTCTTCACCGCGAGCATCCTCTCCAACCGGGGCCGCACCATCCGCCCCAAGACGGTCAACCAGAAGAACTACGTCGACGCGATCGACCGGCACACGATCACCTTCGGGATCGGCCCGGCCGGTACCGGCAAGACCTACCTGGCGATGGCCAAGGCCGTACAGGCGCTGCAGGCCAAGGAGGTCAACCGGATCATCCTGACCCGCCCGGCGGTCGAGGCCGGCGAGCGGCTCGGGTTCCTGCCCGGCACCCTCTACGAGAAGATCGACCCCTACCTGCGCCCGCTCTACGACGCGCTGCACGACATGATGGACCCGGACTCGATCCCGCGGCTGATGGCGGCCGGCACCATCGAGGTCGCCCCGCTCGCCTACATGCGCGGCCGGACCCTGAACGACGCCTTCATCATCCTGGACGAGGCGCAGAACACCTCGCCCGAGCAGATGAAGATGTTCCTGACCCGCCTCGGCTTCAACTCCCGGGTCGTGGTCACCGGCGACACCAGCCAGATCGACCTGCCCGGCGGTACCCGTAGCGGTCTCAAGGTGGTCCAGGAGATCCTGGCGGGCGTCCCGGACATCCACTTCTCGATCCTGACCAGCACCGACGTGGTCCGCCACAAGCTGGTCGGCCGGATCGTGGACGCCTACGAGCGCTGGGACGTCGAGAACGGCGAGGACGCCGGATCAGCCCCGCGCAAGACCGCCCCGCGCGGCCCTCGCAGCCGCACCCCCCGACAGCCCCATCGCACCGAAAGCTGA
- a CDS encoding ribonuclease Z, producing MSQRELVVLGTASQVPTRHRNHNGYLLRWDGEGLLFDPGEGTQRQMQYAGVSATDLTRICVTHFHGDHSLGLAGVIQRINLDQVPHPVRAYYPASGQVFFDRLRQATAFHETAELCPHPVAEAGVLPADGAPFTLEAMRLSHPVEAFGYRLTEPDGRRLLPEKLAALGIGGPAVGRLQREGGIEVDGRRVTLAEVSEVRRGQRFAFVMDTRLCEGAQALAEGADLLVIEATFLSADARLAEEHGHLTAAQAARLAAEAGVRTLVLTHFSQRYPDLAGHLAEAREHFEGELVIAEDLARVPVPARR from the coding sequence GTGTCGCAGCGTGAACTCGTCGTCCTCGGCACGGCCAGCCAGGTGCCGACCAGGCACCGCAACCACAACGGCTACCTGCTGCGCTGGGACGGCGAGGGCCTGCTCTTCGACCCGGGGGAGGGCACCCAGCGCCAGATGCAGTACGCCGGGGTCTCGGCCACCGACCTGACCCGGATCTGCGTCACGCACTTCCACGGTGACCACAGTCTGGGCCTGGCCGGGGTGATCCAGCGGATCAACCTGGACCAGGTCCCGCACCCGGTGCGCGCCTACTACCCGGCGAGCGGCCAGGTCTTCTTCGACCGGCTGCGCCAGGCCACCGCCTTCCACGAGACGGCCGAGCTGTGCCCGCACCCGGTCGCCGAGGCGGGTGTGCTGCCCGCCGACGGCGCGCCGTTCACCCTGGAGGCGATGCGGCTCTCGCACCCGGTGGAGGCCTTCGGCTACCGCCTGACCGAGCCCGACGGGCGCCGCCTGCTGCCCGAGAAGCTGGCCGCGCTGGGGATCGGTGGTCCGGCGGTGGGCCGGCTGCAGCGCGAGGGCGGCATCGAGGTCGACGGACGCCGGGTCACCCTGGCGGAGGTCAGCGAGGTGCGGCGCGGCCAGCGCTTCGCCTTCGTGATGGACACCAGGCTCTGCGAGGGCGCGCAGGCCCTGGCCGAGGGCGCGGACCTGCTGGTGATCGAGGCGACCTTCCTGAGCGCCGACGCCCGCCTCGCCGAGGAGCACGGCCACCTGACCGCGGCCCAGGCCGCGAGGCTGGCCGCCGAGGCGGGGGTGCGCACGCTGGTGCTGACCCACTTCTCGCAGCGCTACCCGGACCTGGCCGGCCACCTGGCCGAGGCCCGCGAGCATTTCGAGGGCGAACTGGTGATCGCCGAGGACCTGGCCAGGGTGCCGGTACCGGCGCGCCGGTGA
- a CDS encoding HIT domain-containing protein: MSGEPQADCLFCKIVAGEIPATVVRKTEHTLAFRDIHPQAPTHILVIPHVHYPNAAALAAAEPLIAAELLTEAGAVAADEGLADYRLIFNTGAGAGQTIFHAHVHVLGGRPLREGMV, from the coding sequence ATGTCCGGCGAGCCGCAGGCGGACTGCCTGTTCTGCAAGATCGTGGCGGGCGAGATCCCGGCCACCGTGGTCCGCAAGACCGAGCACACCCTCGCCTTCCGCGACATCCACCCGCAGGCACCGACCCACATCCTGGTGATCCCGCACGTGCACTACCCGAACGCCGCCGCGCTGGCCGCCGCCGAGCCGCTGATCGCGGCCGAGCTGCTCACCGAGGCCGGTGCCGTCGCGGCCGACGAGGGGCTCGCCGACTACCGACTGATCTTCAACACCGGGGCCGGCGCGGGCCAGACCATCTTCCACGCGCACGTGCACGTGCTGGGCGGCCGACCGCTGCGCGAGGGCATGGTCTGA
- a CDS encoding S41 family peptidase has protein sequence MTESESTPAGAYLRHPHLHGDLVTFVAEDDIWLAPLDGGRAWRLTADRSPVSHPRFSPDGSKIAWTSTRDGSAEIHVAPVDGGEARRLTHWGTTSRTLLRGWTPQGEPVAITSAGQPTARQAWAFAVPLDGGQPRRLPFGPIGHLAFEASAQAPGEAADRAPGDRVLLLSAYSAEPARWKRYRGGTAGRLWIGTEGADFARLHSELDGNIESPLWVGDRIAFLSDHEGTGHLYSSRPDGSDLRRHTDSSPSAPFYARNAATDGARVVWHSGGDLWLLDRLDGVARPRRLDVRPAGPRTGRRPYPLPAAGRLSSAAPDATARAAAVVVRGTVHWLTHREGPARVLAETPGARARLARVVPATVEGGPQGALWVTDAEGDDALEYAPDVLAQERRRYAAGALGRVLGLQVAPDGKHAAVAAADGRLLLVALADGSVRELARSVDGEVNGLAFAPDSGWLAWSQPTLGPWMLRQIMLADLASGTVSEATPQRFIDTSPAFTADGKHLAFLSMRNFDPVYDAHSFDLGFPTGARPYLLTLAADTPSPFGPRRGGRPADGTEEGAETPAEPKTEQPGEQPGGEAAGTGESGEAGESSEATGTVVDLVGLADRIVPFPVEGGRFGELRAAKDGVLWTRYQVVGELGDDAATLDDERPGPVLERFDLAKLRAEQLVDSLDTFAVSADGSRLAVLDGGELRIVPADRKAGEEDETRVDLARLRVTVDPAAEWRQMFDENGRLMRDNFWRADLGGVDWAGVLARYRPLVERLGSHDELVDLLWEVVGELGTSHAYVSPPGRAAPGSRPQGLLGADLVRDGEVWRIARILPGESSDPRARSPLMAPGVAVRAGDALLAVDGRPVDPVTGPAPLLAGTAGQPIELTVRQAEGVVRHPVAVPLADDEALRYHDWVAGRRAEVRRLSEGRLGYLHIPDMMSTGWAQLHRDLRVELAKEGLLVDLRENRGGHTSQLILEKLSRRIIGWGRGRGLATAEPYPGEAPRGPVVALADEHAGSDGDIVNAAIQALGIGPVVGTRTWGGVIGIDSRYGLVDGTAVTQPKYATWLEGYGWGLENRGVTPDVEVPIAPHHWAAGEDPQLAEAVRIALASLATTPAKTPPPLPEL, from the coding sequence GTGACGGAATCCGAGAGCACCCCTGCCGGCGCCTACCTGCGCCACCCGCACCTGCACGGCGACCTGGTGACCTTCGTCGCCGAAGACGACATCTGGCTCGCCCCGCTGGACGGTGGCCGGGCCTGGCGGCTGACCGCGGACCGCTCCCCGGTCTCGCACCCGCGCTTCTCGCCGGACGGCAGCAAGATCGCCTGGACCTCCACCCGGGACGGCTCGGCCGAGATCCACGTGGCGCCGGTCGACGGTGGCGAGGCCCGGCGGCTGACCCACTGGGGCACCACCTCCCGCACCCTGCTGCGCGGTTGGACCCCGCAGGGCGAGCCGGTGGCGATCACCAGCGCTGGTCAACCGACGGCCCGTCAGGCCTGGGCCTTCGCCGTCCCGCTGGACGGCGGCCAGCCGCGCCGGCTGCCGTTCGGGCCGATCGGGCATCTGGCCTTCGAGGCCTCGGCGCAGGCACCCGGCGAGGCAGCGGACCGGGCGCCCGGCGACCGGGTCCTGCTGCTCTCCGCCTACAGCGCCGAGCCCGCCCGCTGGAAGCGCTACCGGGGCGGCACCGCGGGCCGGCTCTGGATCGGCACCGAAGGCGCCGACTTCGCCCGCCTGCACAGCGAGTTGGACGGCAACATCGAGTCCCCGCTCTGGGTGGGCGACCGGATCGCGTTCCTGAGCGACCACGAGGGCACCGGCCACCTCTACTCCAGCCGCCCGGACGGCTCCGACCTGCGCCGCCACACCGACTCCTCGCCCAGCGCCCCGTTCTACGCCCGCAACGCCGCCACCGACGGCGCCCGGGTGGTCTGGCACAGCGGTGGTGACCTGTGGCTGCTGGACCGGCTGGACGGCGTGGCCCGGCCGCGCCGCCTGGACGTGCGCCCGGCCGGCCCGCGCACCGGCCGCCGCCCCTATCCGCTGCCGGCCGCCGGGCGGCTGTCCTCGGCCGCGCCGGACGCCACCGCGCGCGCCGCCGCCGTGGTGGTGCGCGGCACCGTGCACTGGCTGACCCACCGGGAGGGCCCGGCCCGGGTCCTGGCGGAGACCCCGGGGGCGCGCGCCCGGCTGGCCCGGGTGGTCCCGGCCACCGTCGAGGGCGGCCCGCAGGGCGCGCTCTGGGTGACCGACGCCGAGGGCGACGACGCGCTGGAGTACGCCCCGGACGTGCTGGCGCAGGAGCGGCGCCGCTATGCGGCCGGCGCCCTGGGCCGGGTGCTCGGCCTGCAGGTCGCCCCGGACGGCAAGCACGCCGCCGTCGCCGCGGCCGACGGCCGGCTGCTGCTGGTCGCGCTGGCCGACGGGTCCGTGCGCGAGCTGGCCCGCAGCGTCGACGGCGAGGTGAACGGGCTGGCCTTCGCCCCCGACTCGGGCTGGCTGGCCTGGTCCCAGCCGACCCTGGGCCCCTGGATGCTGCGGCAGATCATGCTGGCCGACCTCGCCTCGGGGACCGTCAGTGAGGCCACTCCGCAGCGGTTCATCGACACCTCGCCCGCGTTCACCGCCGACGGCAAGCACCTGGCCTTCCTGTCGATGCGCAACTTCGACCCGGTCTACGACGCGCACAGCTTCGACCTGGGCTTTCCCACCGGTGCCCGCCCCTACCTGCTGACGCTGGCCGCGGACACCCCCTCGCCGTTCGGGCCCCGGCGCGGCGGCCGGCCGGCCGACGGCACGGAGGAGGGCGCCGAGACGCCCGCCGAACCGAAGACCGAGCAGCCGGGCGAGCAGCCGGGCGGCGAGGCCGCCGGGACCGGCGAGAGCGGCGAGGCGGGCGAGAGCAGCGAAGCGACCGGCACCGTGGTGGACCTGGTGGGCCTGGCCGACCGGATCGTCCCGTTCCCGGTCGAGGGCGGCCGGTTCGGCGAGCTGCGGGCGGCCAAGGACGGCGTGCTCTGGACCCGCTACCAGGTGGTCGGCGAGCTCGGCGACGACGCCGCCACGCTCGACGACGAGCGCCCTGGCCCGGTGCTGGAGCGCTTCGACCTGGCCAAGCTGCGGGCCGAGCAACTGGTGGACAGCCTGGACACGTTCGCGGTCAGCGCGGACGGCAGCCGGCTGGCCGTGCTGGACGGCGGCGAGCTGCGGATCGTGCCGGCCGACCGGAAGGCCGGCGAGGAGGACGAGACCCGGGTGGACCTGGCGCGGCTGCGGGTCACCGTCGACCCGGCCGCCGAGTGGCGCCAGATGTTCGACGAGAACGGCCGCCTGATGCGCGACAACTTCTGGCGCGCCGACCTGGGCGGCGTCGACTGGGCCGGGGTGCTGGCGCGCTACCGCCCACTGGTCGAGCGGCTGGGCTCGCACGACGAACTGGTCGACCTGCTCTGGGAGGTGGTCGGCGAGCTCGGCACCTCGCACGCCTACGTCTCGCCGCCCGGGCGGGCCGCGCCCGGCTCGCGGCCGCAGGGCCTGCTCGGCGCCGACCTGGTGCGCGACGGTGAGGTGTGGCGGATCGCCCGGATCCTGCCCGGCGAGTCCTCCGACCCCAGGGCCCGCTCCCCGCTGATGGCCCCGGGCGTCGCGGTGCGGGCCGGGGACGCGCTGCTCGCCGTGGACGGCCGCCCGGTCGACCCGGTGACCGGCCCGGCCCCGCTGCTGGCCGGCACCGCCGGGCAGCCGATCGAGCTGACCGTCCGTCAGGCCGAAGGCGTCGTGCGTCATCCGGTGGCCGTCCCACTCGCGGACGACGAGGCGCTGCGCTACCACGACTGGGTGGCCGGGCGGCGGGCGGAGGTGCGCCGGCTCTCCGAGGGGCGACTGGGCTATCTGCACATCCCGGACATGATGAGCACCGGCTGGGCCCAGCTCCACCGCGACCTGCGGGTGGAGCTGGCCAAGGAGGGCCTGCTGGTCGACCTGCGGGAGAACCGCGGCGGCCACACCTCGCAGCTGATCCTGGAGAAGCTCTCCCGCCGGATCATCGGCTGGGGCCGCGGCCGCGGCCTGGCCACCGCCGAGCCCTACCCGGGGGAGGCGCCGCGCGGCCCGGTGGTGGCGCTGGCCGACGAGCACGCCGGCTCGGACGGTGACATCGTCAACGCCGCGATCCAGGCGCTCGGCATCGGCCCGGTGGTCGGCACTCGGACCTGGGGCGGGGTGATCGGCATCGACAGCCGCTACGGCCTGGTGGACGGCACCGCCGTGACCCAGCCCAAGTACGCGACCTGGCTGGAGGGCTACGGCTGGGGTCTGGAGAACCGCGGCGTCACTCCGGACGTCGAGGTGCCGATCGCCCCGCACCACTGGGCGGCCGGTGAGGACCCGCAACTGGCCGAGGCGGTGCGGATCGCGCTGGCCAGCCTGGCGACCACGCCCGCCAAGACGCCGCCGCCGCTGCCGGAGCTCTGA
- a CDS encoding 16S rRNA (uracil(1498)-N(3))-methyltransferase, which translates to MTAPVFVVETAQLATAAAGAVVRLDGPEGRHAAAVKRLMPGEAVTLTDGLGLGGDGTVTAVHGKDALDITLAELRTEPEPRPRITVVQALPKGDRGELAVETMTEVGVDVVIPWSAARCITQWKGERGAKALAKWRSTAREAGKQARRLRFPEVREPMTTRQLAPLLAAAAFAGVLHEEGAEPLATAALPGEGDLVLIVGPEGGVSPEELAAFAESGARPYRLGPSVLRTSTAGVAAGALLLGRTGRWS; encoded by the coding sequence ATGACCGCACCCGTCTTCGTCGTCGAGACCGCCCAGCTGGCCACCGCCGCGGCCGGAGCGGTGGTTCGCCTGGACGGGCCGGAGGGCCGGCACGCGGCCGCCGTGAAGCGCCTGATGCCCGGTGAGGCGGTCACCTTGACCGACGGTCTCGGCCTGGGCGGCGACGGCACCGTCACCGCTGTGCACGGCAAGGACGCGCTCGACATCACCCTCGCCGAGCTGCGCACCGAGCCCGAGCCGCGGCCGCGGATCACCGTGGTCCAGGCCCTGCCCAAGGGCGATCGGGGCGAGCTGGCGGTGGAGACGATGACCGAGGTCGGCGTCGACGTGGTGATCCCGTGGTCGGCCGCGCGCTGCATCACCCAGTGGAAGGGCGAGCGCGGCGCCAAGGCGCTGGCCAAGTGGCGCTCCACCGCGCGCGAGGCGGGCAAGCAGGCGCGCCGGCTGCGCTTTCCCGAGGTGCGCGAGCCGATGACGACCCGCCAGCTCGCCCCGCTGCTGGCCGCCGCCGCGTTCGCCGGCGTGCTGCACGAGGAGGGCGCCGAGCCGCTGGCCACCGCCGCGCTGCCGGGCGAGGGCGACCTGGTGCTGATCGTCGGCCCGGAGGGCGGGGTGAGCCCCGAGGAGCTGGCGGCCTTCGCCGAGTCCGGAGCCCGGCCCTACCGGCTGGGCCCCTCGGTGCTGCGCACCTCCACCGCGGGCGTGGCGGCGGGCGCCCTGCTGTTGGGCCGCACCGGCCGCTGGTCCTGA
- the dnaJ gene encoding molecular chaperone DnaJ — translation MATDYYAVLGVRRDAGQDEIKKAFRRLARELHPDVNPDPKTQERFKEINAAYEVLSDPQKRQVYDLGGDPLSPGGGGGGFGAGAAGFGFSDIMDAFFGAASGQRGPRSRTRRGQDAMIRLEITLDEAAFGTTKELQVDTAVTCTTCSGEGAAPGTSAQTCDMCRGKGEVSQVTRSFLGQVMTSRPCPQCQGFGTVVPTPCPECAGDGRVRARRTLTVKIPAGVDNGTRIQLAGEGEVGPGGGPAGDLYVEIAETNHPTFQRRGDDLHCTVTIPMTAASLGTQVPLQTLDGPEEVDIRPGTQSGQSIPLHGRGVTHLRGGGRGDLIVHVEVQTPTKLDPEQEDLLRRLAVLRGEERPSGQFSPGQQGLFSRLKDAFNGR, via the coding sequence GTGGCCACGGACTACTACGCGGTACTCGGCGTCCGACGGGACGCGGGGCAGGACGAGATCAAGAAGGCGTTCCGGCGCCTTGCCCGTGAACTGCACCCGGACGTCAACCCGGACCCGAAGACGCAGGAGCGGTTCAAGGAGATCAACGCCGCTTACGAGGTGCTCTCCGATCCGCAGAAGCGACAGGTCTACGACCTGGGCGGTGACCCGCTCTCACCGGGCGGCGGCGGGGGCGGTTTCGGCGCCGGTGCGGCGGGCTTCGGCTTCTCCGACATCATGGACGCCTTCTTCGGCGCGGCCTCCGGCCAGCGCGGCCCGCGTTCGCGCACCCGGCGCGGCCAGGACGCGATGATCCGCCTGGAGATCACCCTGGATGAGGCCGCCTTCGGCACCACCAAGGAACTCCAGGTCGACACCGCCGTCACCTGCACCACCTGCAGTGGCGAGGGCGCGGCCCCCGGCACCTCGGCCCAGACCTGCGACATGTGTCGCGGCAAGGGTGAGGTCTCCCAGGTCACCCGCTCCTTCCTGGGCCAGGTCATGACCTCGCGCCCGTGCCCGCAGTGCCAGGGCTTCGGCACCGTGGTCCCGACCCCGTGCCCGGAGTGCGCGGGCGACGGCCGGGTGCGGGCCCGCCGCACCCTGACCGTCAAGATCCCCGCCGGTGTCGACAACGGCACCCGGATCCAGCTGGCCGGCGAGGGTGAGGTCGGCCCGGGCGGTGGCCCGGCCGGCGACCTCTACGTGGAGATCGCCGAGACCAACCACCCGACCTTCCAGCGCCGCGGCGACGACCTGCACTGCACGGTCACCATCCCGATGACGGCCGCCTCGCTCGGCACCCAGGTGCCGCTGCAGACCCTGGACGGTCCCGAGGAGGTCGACATCCGGCCCGGGACCCAGTCCGGCCAGTCGATCCCGCTGCACGGACGGGGCGTCACCCACCTGCGCGGGGGAGGCCGGGGCGACCTGATAGTGCATGTCGAGGTCCAGACGCCGACCAAGCTCGACCCCGAGCAGGAGGACCTGCTGCGCCGCCTGGCGGTGCTGCGCGGCGAGGAGCGGCCCTCGGGCCAGTTCTCGCCCGGCCAGCAGGGGCTCTTCTCCCGGCTGAAGGACGCCTTCAACGGCCGCTGA
- the hrcA gene encoding heat-inducible transcriptional repressor HrcA: protein MFDEPDSESRGTGREPAAGSPPATAATRAQRTAAPRAAAAKAASTRSATGARAAARAGSAPAARPAAGEPGGLEIRQLDERKLSVLRAIVQDYVGTEEPVGSKSLVERHNLGVSPATVRNDMATLEEDGYIQQPHTSAGRIPTDKGYRLFVDRLAEVKPMSAPERRAIRHFLDGAVDLDDVVARTVRLLAQLTRQVAVVQYPSLTRSTVRHIELVALAPAKVMLVLITNTGRVEQRMVDCPGPVRESTLADLRARLNARAGGRRFPDVPSLVEDLPGAFEPADRPIVSTVLSTLFESLVEQNEERIMLAGTANLTRFGHDFPLTIQPVLEALEEHMVLLRLLGETNEAGMTVRIGRENEYEGLNSTSVVSVGYGSGDESVAKLGVIGPTRMDYPGTMGAVRAVARYVGQILAES, encoded by the coding sequence ATGTTCGACGAACCCGATTCCGAGTCGCGTGGGACCGGCCGCGAGCCGGCGGCCGGCAGTCCACCGGCCACGGCTGCGACGAGAGCTCAGCGCACCGCCGCCCCTCGGGCCGCTGCGGCCAAGGCCGCGTCGACGCGTTCCGCGACCGGCGCGCGGGCTGCCGCACGCGCGGGTTCCGCACCTGCCGCGCGCCCCGCGGCCGGTGAGCCGGGCGGTCTGGAGATCCGTCAGCTCGACGAGCGCAAGCTCTCCGTGCTGCGGGCCATCGTGCAGGACTACGTCGGCACCGAGGAGCCGGTGGGGTCCAAGTCGCTGGTCGAGCGGCACAACCTCGGCGTCTCCCCGGCCACCGTGCGCAACGACATGGCCACCCTCGAAGAGGACGGCTACATCCAGCAGCCGCACACCAGCGCGGGCCGCATCCCCACCGACAAGGGCTACCGGCTCTTCGTCGACCGGCTGGCCGAGGTCAAGCCGATGAGCGCCCCCGAGCGGCGCGCGATCCGGCACTTCCTGGACGGCGCGGTCGACCTGGACGACGTGGTCGCCCGCACCGTGCGGCTGCTCGCCCAGCTGACCCGGCAGGTCGCGGTGGTCCAGTACCCCTCGCTGACCCGGTCCACGGTGCGGCACATCGAGCTGGTCGCGCTCGCCCCGGCCAAGGTGATGCTGGTGCTGATCACCAACACCGGGCGGGTCGAGCAGCGGATGGTCGACTGCCCCGGCCCGGTGCGCGAGAGCACGCTGGCCGACCTGCGCGCCCGGCTCAACGCCAGGGCCGGCGGGCGGCGCTTCCCCGACGTCCCGTCCCTGGTGGAGGACCTGCCCGGGGCCTTCGAGCCGGCCGATCGACCGATCGTCTCCACCGTGCTCTCCACCCTGTTCGAGTCCCTGGTGGAGCAGAACGAGGAGCGGATCATGCTGGCCGGCACGGCCAACCTGACCCGCTTCGGCCACGACTTCCCGCTCACCATCCAGCCGGTGCTGGAGGCGCTGGAGGAGCACATGGTCCTGCTGCGCCTGCTCGGCGAGACCAACGAGGCCGGTATGACCGTGCGGATCGGCCGGGAGAACGAGTACGAGGGCCTGAACTCCACCTCGGTCGTCTCGGTCGGTTACGGTTCGGGCGATGAGAGCGTGGCCAAGCTCGGTGTGATCGGTCCCACTCGGATGGATTACCCCGGCACCATGGGGGCGGTGCGGGCGGTCGCCCGGTATGTGGGGCAGATCCTGGCAGAGTCCTAA